One window of the Pseudomonas lurida genome contains the following:
- a CDS encoding phosphatidate cytidylyltransferase — translation MLKQRIITALILLPIALCGFFLLEGSGFALFIGLVVTLGAWEWARLAGFSAQLPRVVYAAVVAALAFLLYILPDIAPWVLGAAVLWWALATFLVLTYPRTSSQWSSVACKLVIGLLILLPAWQGLVEIKRYPMGNWLILAVMVLVWGADIGAYFSGRAFGKRKLAPAVSPGKSWEGVYGGLALTLVIALVVGVVRGWAVKEIFLALLATAIVVFISVVGDLTESMFKRQAGIKDSSNLLPGHGGVLDRIDSLTAAIPIFAVLLWMTAS, via the coding sequence ATGCTTAAACAACGAATCATCACAGCACTGATCCTGTTGCCGATCGCCTTGTGTGGGTTTTTCCTGCTCGAGGGGTCCGGCTTTGCGCTGTTTATCGGCCTGGTCGTCACCCTGGGTGCCTGGGAGTGGGCGCGCCTGGCGGGCTTCAGCGCACAGTTGCCGCGTGTGGTGTATGCCGCCGTCGTGGCAGCCCTGGCCTTTCTCCTGTACATCCTGCCGGACATCGCGCCCTGGGTGTTGGGTGCAGCAGTACTGTGGTGGGCGCTGGCGACGTTCCTGGTGTTGACCTACCCACGTACCAGCAGCCAATGGTCCAGTGTTGCCTGCAAGCTGGTGATCGGTTTGCTGATCCTGCTGCCGGCATGGCAAGGGCTGGTTGAGATCAAGCGTTACCCGATGGGTAACTGGCTGATCCTGGCCGTCATGGTGCTGGTCTGGGGGGCTGATATCGGTGCCTACTTCTCCGGTCGGGCGTTCGGCAAGCGCAAGTTGGCGCCGGCGGTCAGTCCGGGCAAGAGCTGGGAAGGTGTCTATGGTGGTTTGGCGTTGACGCTGGTGATCGCGCTGGTCGTCGGTGTTGTGCGTGGATGGGCGGTGAAGGAGATCTTCCTGGCGCTGCTGGCCACCGCCATTGTCGTGTTTATCTCGGTGGTGGGTGACCTCACCGAAAGCATGTTCAAGCGCCAGGCCGGGATCAAGGACAGCAGTAACCTGCTGCCGGGTCACGGTGGTGTGCTGGATCGCATCGACAGCTTGACTGCTGCTATCCCGATCTTCGCTGTGCTGCTATGGATGACTGCTTCGTGA
- the ispC gene encoding 1-deoxy-D-xylulose-5-phosphate reductoisomerase, whose product MSRLQQVTVLGATGSVGLSTLDVIARHPDRYQVFALTGFTRLSELLALCVRHAPRFAVVPEADAARGLQDDLRAAGLATQVLVGEEGLCQVSADADVDTVVAAIVGAAGLRPTLAAVDAGKKILLANKEALVMSGALFMQAVRKSGAVLLPLDSEHNAIFQCMPGDYARGLNQVGVRRILLTASGGPFRQTPLAELEHVSPDQACAHPNWSMGRKISVDSASMMNKGLELIEACWLFDARPDQVEVVIHPQSVIHSLVDYVDGSVLAQLGNPDMRTPIANALAWPERIDSGVAPLDLFAVARLDFEAPDEQRFPCLRLARQAAEAGNSAPAMLNAANEVAVAAFLERRIRFPQIASIIEDVLALEPVVAVSDLGAVFEADTKARALAEQWLGRNAL is encoded by the coding sequence GTGAGCCGCCTGCAACAAGTGACGGTGTTGGGTGCCACTGGCTCGGTGGGGCTGAGCACCCTTGACGTGATTGCGCGTCATCCTGACCGCTACCAGGTCTTCGCCCTCACTGGGTTTACCCGCCTGAGCGAACTGCTGGCCTTGTGCGTGCGTCACGCGCCGCGCTTCGCCGTGGTGCCTGAGGCCGATGCCGCGCGGGGGCTGCAGGATGACCTGCGGGCTGCCGGGCTGGCGACTCAAGTGCTGGTGGGGGAGGAGGGGTTGTGCCAGGTGTCGGCCGACGCTGACGTGGACACCGTGGTCGCGGCGATCGTGGGTGCTGCAGGCCTGCGTCCGACCCTGGCTGCCGTCGACGCTGGCAAGAAGATTCTGCTGGCGAATAAAGAGGCGCTGGTTATGTCCGGCGCGCTCTTTATGCAGGCGGTACGCAAAAGCGGTGCGGTGCTGCTGCCACTCGACAGCGAACACAACGCAATCTTCCAATGCATGCCTGGCGACTATGCCCGCGGCTTGAACCAGGTCGGCGTGCGTCGGATCCTGTTGACCGCCTCCGGTGGTCCGTTCCGGCAAACGCCGTTGGCCGAGCTGGAGCATGTATCGCCCGACCAGGCGTGTGCTCATCCGAACTGGTCCATGGGGCGCAAGATCTCCGTGGATTCGGCCAGCATGATGAACAAAGGGCTTGAGTTGATCGAGGCGTGCTGGCTGTTTGATGCGCGCCCGGATCAGGTCGAGGTGGTGATTCACCCGCAAAGTGTGATTCATTCCCTGGTCGATTACGTCGACGGATCGGTCCTGGCGCAGTTGGGTAACCCCGACATGCGCACGCCGATCGCCAATGCCCTGGCCTGGCCGGAGCGGATTGATTCCGGCGTCGCGCCCCTGGATTTGTTTGCCGTGGCTCGCCTGGACTTCGAAGCGCCGGACGAGCAGCGCTTCCCGTGCCTGCGCCTGGCGCGGCAGGCTGCCGAAGCGGGTAACAGCGCGCCGGCGATGCTCAATGCGGCCAATGAAGTGGCGGTGGCGGCGTTTCTCGAACGGCGCATCCGCTTTCCGCAGATCGCGAGTATCATCGAGGACGTCCTGGCTCTTGAGCCTGTCGTGGCGGTGAGTGATCTGGGGGCAGTATTCGAGGCCGATACCAAGGCCCGAGCCCTGGCAGAGCAATGGCTGGGCCGCAACGCGCTTTAG